In one window of Pseudorasbora parva isolate DD20220531a chromosome 7, ASM2467924v1, whole genome shotgun sequence DNA:
- the dcst1 gene encoding E3 ubiquitin-protein ligase DCST1 isoform X6, translating into MDCFGETRCKTPHSALEQVCKHILPAGVHRFLFGPLSEFPMVRRLTGAVFGTLSGVGLFFGLMHNIAMTAVQRVVVGCVFVGLCTLGGIFSSLFRCSVLLMFPSMIGSQGRTFLMVFVLHGLYQGPIANIQRNVQDVASSMGCHIDLQITHSKVMWRMLTEPYVQVVKEIVSDSEEFEKESQNVSKTFQKIRDEVMGRYGYDSLGKESVHTANSTQEEYVEKTRSRCDYVVQQGIRRCQDWFSMKWEECMKTIQAPLINHFLCIPMQFHFLCNIMRVMTPWCTEKIPVEGNFGQTFDKLNDSINRLAEHFTTNLVLKNLEQQSVLGVNVLQNFSKELSRVFQEKIVIAEKIAGVINFLLSFTFITVFTSAFGYVRQFCRDIHFDNVYITTYFRQIDARRIRAGKRHLLPLKKAEQESLINPRSLSIHPSELMPVIVGFLQVASLALFVCVLLAVDGILYNVFDLIRRHTFTTYSVTSVQHADIVIGGDSMLARLLRKTIGAFNISSNLDVQSSNLRRYTPIVYAGSSPPSTFQREKRDGSCSCTTYRSRNESHSSVDNVIG; encoded by the exons ATGGATTGTTTTGGGGAAACCAGATGTAAAACACCCCACTCAG CTTTGGAGCAGGTATGTAAGCATATTCTGCCAGCTGGAGTTCATAGGTTCCTGTTCGGCCCGCTGTCAGAGTTTCCTATGGTCCGACGTCTCACGGGTGCTGTTTTTGGAACTTTGAGTGGTGTGG GGTTGTTTTTTGGACTCATGCACAATATTGCCATGACAGCAGTACAACGTGTTGTTGTTGGATGTGTGTTTGTAG GTCTATGTACTCTTGGAGGCATTTTTTCCTCGCTGTTTCGCTGCTCCGTGCTCCTGATGTTTCCTAGTATGATTGGATCTCAAGGTCGGACATTTCTGATGGTTTTTGTGCTGCATGGACTTTACCAAG GCCCCATTGCAAACATCCAGCGTAATGTTCAGGATGTGGCGTCCTCCATGGGCTGTCACATAGACCTGCAGATCACACACAGCAAGGTGATGTGGAGAATGCTGACAGAGCCTTACGTGCAAGTAGTGAAGGAGATAGTG AGTGACAGTGAGGAATTTGAAAAAGAGTCTCAAAATGTGAGCAAAACATTCCAGAAGATTCGCGATGAGGTAATGGGTCGGTATGGGTATGACTCTCTTGGTAAGGAGTCCGTACATACGGCCAACAGCACTCAGGAGGAGTATGTAGAGAAGACTAGATCACGTTGTGACT ATGTGGTGCAGCAGGGAATTAGACGATGTCAGGATTGGTTCAGTATGAAATGGGAAGAGTGTATGAAAACCATTCAAGCCCCTCTTATAAATCACTTCCTCTGCATACCTATGCAATTCCACTTTCTTTGTAATATCATGAGAG tgATGACACCATGGTGCACAGAGAAGATTCCAGTTGAGGGAAACTTTGGTCAGACCTTCGACAAACTAAATGACTCGATCAACAGGCTTGCAGAACACTTCACCACCAATCTAGTGCTTAAG AATTTGGAGCAGCAGTCAGTGTTGGGAGTGAACGTCCTCCAGAATTTCTCTAAGGAGCTGAGCCGTGTGTTTCAGGAGAAAATAGTGATTGCTGAGAAAATAGCTGGGGTGATTAACTTTCTTCTCTCATTCACCTTCATCACGGTGTTCACCTC AGCGTTTGGATATGTTCGTCAATTTTGCAGAGACATTCACTTTGACAATGTCTACATAACTACTTACTTCAGACAGATTGATGCTCGCAGAATAAGAGCT GGGAAGAGGCATTTGCTGCCACTGAAGAAAGCAGAGCAAGAGAGTTTGATCAACCCACGGAGCTTATCTATCCACCCAAGCGAGCTCATGCCTGTG ATTGTGGGCTTTCTGCAAGTTGCATCTCTggctctgtttgtgtgtgttctgctGGCTGTTGATGGAATCCTGTATAACGTTTTTGACCTCATCCGAAGACACACTTTCACCACATACTCGGTTACTA GTGTTCAACATGCAGACATTGTAATCGGTGGAGATTCCATGTTAGCCAGACTTCTGCGGAAAACCATTGGTGCCTTCAACATCTCCTCCAATCTTGACGTGCAATCAAGCAACTTGCGTAG